The Alteripontixanthobacter sp. genome has a window encoding:
- the radC gene encoding DNA repair protein RadC — translation MRARLLGGGAEALADYEVLEYLLFATNARGDTKPQAKALLERFGSLAGVLDAEADALQSVKGVGETTAGSLKIVALAARRMARGRVLQKPVLGSWQALLDYLTIDMASLTKERVRVLYLNTRNHLILDHHAADGSIDEASIHPREVIKRGLDIGATALILVHNHPSGNPEPSRADVQITNRIAEAGRLLGITVHDHVIVGREGHVSLRAKGLI, via the coding sequence CTGCGCGCGCGGTTGCTGGGCGGCGGGGCGGAGGCGCTGGCCGATTACGAGGTGCTGGAATATCTGTTGTTCGCCACCAATGCACGCGGCGATACCAAGCCGCAGGCAAAGGCCTTGCTGGAACGGTTCGGATCGCTGGCAGGTGTGCTCGATGCCGAAGCCGATGCACTGCAATCGGTCAAAGGCGTTGGCGAAACGACCGCAGGATCGCTCAAGATCGTAGCGCTGGCGGCGCGGCGCATGGCGCGCGGCCGCGTGCTGCAAAAGCCGGTTCTGGGGAGCTGGCAGGCGCTACTGGATTATCTCACCATCGACATGGCGAGCCTGACGAAGGAACGCGTGCGCGTGCTCTATCTCAACACGCGCAACCATCTGATACTCGATCACCACGCGGCGGACGGATCGATCGACGAAGCCTCGATCCACCCGCGCGAAGTGATCAAGCGCGGGCTGGATATCGGGGCGACCGCGCTGATCCTGGTACATAATCACCCCAGCGGCAATCCGGAGCCCAGCCGCGCCGATGTACAGATCACCAACCGTATTGCGGAGGCCGGACGTCTGCTCGGTATTACCGTCCACGACCATGTGATCGTGGGGCGCGAAGGGCATGTGTCTCTCAGAGCGAAGGGGCTGATCTAG
- a CDS encoding DUF3857 domain-containing protein codes for MIRTVLFACSASTLAFATAAIAGDTPLYAPAPDWIEPVDLTDEQLNNGHAEILQDWQHRLEDGVVTTFRDRMVRIENPDALDSEGTLQLTWAPDKGDLTIHALEILRGDETIDLIGQGAQFEVLRRERGLERRLLDGRLTATLAVPGLRQGDTLRLAHSTTIDDQALGEEMQETLWLASDPYQLEKGRAIFSWPDGADVVWQAGPNVDLAEPGSKGGYRWLRAEYPLEKRAEMPGDAPSRFTRAPYIRVGTYADYAELSRTMSPHYEAAADISDVPEMMDHVARIRTASNDPLAQMAMATRIVQDEVSYLLDGLDGGNYLPQNAADTWDKRYGDCKAKSVLLLAMLRELGIDSQAVLVTTQGGDAVPELLPIPANFDHMIVRAIVDGTDYWLDGTSAGTRRANITDVPPFFHALPLTGAGADLVAMKQRAKAQPDVAMTGRFDSSAGVDLPILYELDITLSGRAATGIRSFVDNATPELERQLARQFTSSMGSGEVTSIDVSYDDDTATGNLLIEGVSDSDFTFEEGKVTSPLGTFTTSIDFGPDRARPAWRNIPVRTNGPNRLTVRSEIQLPTNGGGFALEGDPNVQGTAANTTISRIAALQGSRLLVDEEVSGMLGEIAPSDLAQEKLAARRLSNHALALESVGEPVWRWELPQAELAKRVKPILAAYSAAVDQREDDDFSPLLSRAAFYHQVYMYDRALADYDAVLAEEPTADLHLTRAYLLFDMQDYAAMDAALAKAYELNPDNGTAFFQAEMLSRQGRHDDALALMELLPVGEDERDSYVENMALNLGRAGDVESGYAMLAERLADKTQNADLLNADCWFRGLHAVELGDAVSQCTRAVERAEYPAAALDSRAMVHYRNGDIDAAIKDLDDAIRLAPALSAAYFMRGVMRMERGEKDGHEDIAVARRLTPGIDEFYALYGIEAD; via the coding sequence ATGATCCGTACCGTTTTGTTCGCCTGTTCTGCGTCGACTCTTGCCTTCGCAACTGCTGCCATCGCGGGCGATACACCGCTCTATGCACCCGCGCCGGACTGGATCGAGCCGGTCGATCTGACCGACGAACAGCTTAATAACGGTCATGCGGAAATTTTGCAGGATTGGCAGCACCGGCTGGAAGATGGCGTGGTCACCACTTTTCGCGACCGCATGGTGCGGATCGAAAACCCCGATGCGCTGGATTCGGAAGGTACGCTGCAACTGACATGGGCGCCGGATAAGGGCGACCTGACGATCCATGCGCTGGAAATCCTGCGCGGCGACGAGACGATCGATCTGATCGGGCAGGGCGCGCAGTTCGAAGTGCTGCGCCGCGAACGCGGGCTGGAACGGCGTTTGCTGGATGGCCGGCTGACCGCCACGCTGGCGGTTCCCGGCCTGCGGCAAGGCGATACGCTGCGGCTGGCCCATTCCACCACTATCGACGATCAGGCGCTGGGCGAGGAAATGCAGGAAACGCTCTGGCTCGCATCCGATCCGTATCAGCTGGAAAAGGGGCGCGCGATCTTCAGCTGGCCGGACGGGGCGGACGTGGTCTGGCAGGCCGGGCCGAATGTCGATCTGGCCGAGCCCGGCAGCAAAGGCGGCTACCGCTGGCTGCGCGCGGAATATCCGCTGGAAAAGCGCGCCGAAATGCCCGGCGATGCCCCATCGCGCTTCACTCGTGCGCCCTATATCCGCGTCGGCACCTATGCCGATTACGCCGAATTGTCGCGGACGATGAGCCCGCATTACGAAGCGGCTGCCGACATTTCCGACGTGCCCGAAATGATGGATCACGTCGCCAGGATTCGCACAGCAAGCAACGATCCGCTGGCGCAGATGGCCATGGCAACGCGGATCGTTCAGGACGAGGTGAGCTACCTGCTCGACGGGCTGGATGGCGGCAATTACCTGCCGCAGAATGCCGCCGATACGTGGGATAAACGGTATGGCGACTGCAAGGCAAAGTCCGTCCTGCTGCTCGCCATGCTGCGCGAATTGGGCATCGATTCGCAAGCGGTGCTCGTAACCACGCAGGGCGGCGATGCCGTTCCCGAATTGCTGCCGATCCCGGCCAATTTCGATCACATGATCGTGCGCGCAATCGTGGACGGAACCGATTACTGGCTGGACGGCACCAGCGCGGGCACGCGCCGCGCCAACATTACCGATGTTCCGCCATTCTTCCACGCATTGCCGCTGACCGGTGCAGGTGCGGATCTGGTCGCAATGAAACAACGCGCGAAGGCCCAGCCCGACGTTGCGATGACAGGCCGGTTCGATTCGTCGGCGGGCGTAGACCTGCCAATACTTTACGAACTCGACATCACGCTGTCGGGACGCGCCGCGACGGGCATCCGGTCATTCGTGGACAACGCCACACCGGAATTGGAGCGGCAGCTCGCACGGCAATTTACCAGCAGCATGGGCTCTGGCGAAGTCACGTCCATCGATGTCAGCTACGATGACGATACGGCCACCGGCAACCTGTTGATCGAAGGCGTCAGCGACAGCGATTTCACTTTCGAGGAAGGCAAGGTCACCTCCCCCCTCGGCACGTTTACGACTTCGATCGATTTCGGTCCGGACCGCGCTCGCCCGGCATGGCGAAACATTCCCGTGCGCACGAACGGCCCCAATCGCCTGACCGTGCGCAGCGAAATCCAGCTGCCTACCAATGGCGGCGGCTTCGCGCTGGAAGGCGATCCGAATGTGCAGGGGACCGCCGCCAACACCACGATCAGCCGCATCGCGGCCTTGCAGGGCTCGCGATTGTTGGTGGATGAAGAGGTAAGCGGGATGCTCGGCGAGATTGCCCCGTCCGATCTGGCGCAGGAAAAGCTCGCAGCCCGGCGGCTGTCCAACCACGCGCTGGCTCTGGAATCGGTGGGCGAGCCGGTGTGGCGCTGGGAATTGCCGCAAGCCGAACTGGCGAAGCGGGTAAAGCCGATCTTGGCGGCCTATTCTGCCGCGGTGGACCAGCGCGAAGACGATGATTTCAGCCCGCTGCTGTCGCGCGCGGCGTTTTATCATCAGGTCTATATGTATGATCGGGCGCTGGCCGATTACGATGCCGTGCTGGCCGAAGAACCGACCGCCGACCTACATCTGACCCGCGCATATCTGCTGTTCGATATGCAGGATTACGCCGCGATGGATGCCGCGCTGGCGAAGGCTTACGAGCTCAACCCGGACAATGGCACCGCCTTCTTCCAGGCCGAGATGCTCAGCCGCCAGGGCCGCCATGACGATGCGCTGGCACTGATGGAACTGCTCCCGGTGGGGGAGGATGAGCGCGACAGCTATGTCGAGAACATGGCCTTGAACCTGGGCCGCGCGGGTGATGTCGAAAGCGGATATGCGATGCTCGCGGAACGGCTCGCGGACAAGACCCAGAATGCCGACCTGCTGAATGCCGATTGCTGGTTCCGCGGCCTGCACGCAGTCGAGCTGGGCGATGCGGTGAGCCAGTGTACCAGGGCGGTGGAGCGCGCGGAATATCCCGCAGCCGCACTCGATAGCCGGGCGATGGTCCATTACCGCAATGGCGATATCGATGCGGCGATTAAGGATCTGGACGATGCCATTCGCCTCGCGCCCGCGCTGTCGGCAGCCTATTTCATGCGCGGAGTAATGCGGATGGAACGCGGCGAGAAAGATGGCCACGAAGATATCGCCGTGGCCCGCCGACTGACGCCGGGTATCGACGAATTTTACGCGCTTTACGGTATCGAAGCGGATTGA
- the purB gene encoding adenylosuccinate lyase, with amino-acid sequence MVPRYARPEMSAIWEPEAKYRIWFEIEAHATEKLGELGVVPQSAAKALWDWWDTNPVIDVAAIDAIEAVTKHDVIAFLTWVAEQLGDEARFMHQGMTSSDVLDTTLAVQLARSADILLQDLDLLLAAIKRRAEEHKYTPTIGRSHGIHAEPVTFGLKLAQAYAEFSRSRERLVAARREIATCAISGAVGTFANIDPAVEAHVAERLGLAVEPVSTQVIPRDRHAMFFSVLAVIASSIERVAVEVRHLQRTEVLEAEEYFSPGQKGSSAMPHKRNPILTENLTGQARMIRSYALPALENVALWHERDISHSSVERFIGPDATITLDFSLARLTGVIDKLLIYPERMQANLDRMGGLVHSQRVLLALTQNGVSREDAYAIVQRNAMKVWESDGKLSLLDLLKQDEAVTAALSESQLEEKFDLQYHFKQVDTIFQRVFG; translated from the coding sequence ATGGTCCCCCGCTATGCCCGCCCCGAAATGTCCGCCATCTGGGAGCCTGAGGCGAAATATCGCATCTGGTTCGAGATCGAGGCACATGCGACCGAAAAGCTGGGCGAGCTGGGCGTGGTCCCGCAAAGCGCGGCCAAGGCGCTGTGGGACTGGTGGGATACGAACCCGGTCATCGATGTCGCGGCCATCGACGCCATCGAAGCGGTTACCAAGCATGACGTGATCGCCTTCCTCACCTGGGTGGCAGAGCAGTTGGGCGACGAAGCGCGCTTCATGCATCAGGGCATGACCAGCAGCGATGTGCTCGACACTACGCTGGCGGTCCAGCTGGCCCGCTCCGCCGATATTTTGCTGCAGGATCTCGACCTGCTGCTCGCGGCAATCAAGCGCCGGGCAGAGGAACATAAATATACCCCCACCATCGGCCGTAGCCACGGCATTCACGCCGAACCGGTGACGTTCGGGTTGAAACTGGCGCAGGCCTATGCCGAGTTTTCGCGCAGCCGCGAGCGCCTGGTCGCCGCGCGCCGCGAGATTGCCACTTGCGCCATTTCGGGCGCGGTCGGCACATTTGCCAATATCGATCCGGCGGTGGAAGCGCATGTGGCGGAGCGGCTCGGCCTGGCGGTGGAGCCGGTCTCCACTCAGGTCATCCCGCGCGACCGCCATGCGATGTTCTTCTCCGTACTGGCAGTGATCGCCAGCTCGATAGAGCGGGTGGCGGTGGAAGTCCGGCATCTGCAGCGCACCGAGGTGCTGGAGGCGGAGGAATATTTCTCCCCCGGCCAGAAGGGCTCCAGCGCCATGCCGCACAAGCGCAATCCGATCCTGACCGAAAACCTTACCGGCCAGGCGCGCATGATCCGCAGCTATGCCCTACCCGCGCTTGAAAACGTAGCTCTGTGGCACGAGCGCGATATCTCGCATTCCAGCGTGGAACGGTTCATCGGACCGGACGCGACGATCACGCTCGATTTTTCGCTCGCCCGGCTGACCGGGGTGATCGACAAGCTGCTGATCTATCCCGAACGGATGCAGGCCAATCTCGACCGGATGGGCGGCCTGGTCCATTCGCAGCGCGTGCTGCTGGCGCTCACGCAGAATGGCGTGAGCCGCGAGGATGCCTATGCCATCGTCCAGCGCAATGCGATGAAAGTGTGGGAATCGGATGGCAAGCTGTCGCTGCTGGACCTGCTTAAACAGGATGAAGCGGTTACCGCTGCGCTGTCCGAAAGCCAGCTGGAAGAGAAATTCGATCTGCAATACCACTTCAAGCAAGTCGATACGATTTTCCAGCGAGTTTTCGGCTGA
- the pyrF gene encoding orotidine-5'-phosphate decarboxylase, with translation MSNPVYLALDLPQLDAAKALASKVKAHIGGVKLGLEFFCAHGHHGVHEIARLGLPIFLDLKLHDIPNTVAAAMQAIHVLEPAVVTVHASGGRAMMEDAKAAANNGTKVVAVTMLTSLDEKDMARTGLNGSAHDQVMRLAELAESAGLDGIVCSGQEVRAVHKQWKQGFFVVPGLRPDGNASGDQKRVVTPRQARNDGASLLVIGRPIAKAQDPVAAARAIEATL, from the coding sequence GTGAGCAACCCGGTCTATCTCGCGCTGGACCTGCCGCAGCTGGATGCGGCCAAGGCGCTGGCAAGCAAGGTCAAGGCCCATATTGGCGGGGTAAAGCTGGGGCTGGAGTTCTTCTGCGCCCATGGCCATCACGGCGTGCATGAAATCGCCCGGCTGGGCTTGCCGATATTCCTCGACCTCAAGCTGCACGATATCCCCAACACCGTGGCCGCCGCGATGCAGGCGATCCACGTACTGGAACCGGCGGTGGTCACCGTCCATGCCAGCGGCGGCCGCGCGATGATGGAAGATGCCAAGGCCGCAGCCAATAACGGCACCAAAGTTGTGGCGGTCACCATGCTGACCAGCCTGGACGAGAAAGACATGGCGCGCACCGGCCTGAACGGTAGCGCGCACGATCAGGTCATGCGCCTGGCAGAGCTGGCCGAAAGCGCCGGGCTGGACGGTATCGTGTGTTCCGGACAGGAAGTCCGCGCGGTTCACAAGCAATGGAAGCAGGGCTTTTTCGTGGTCCCCGGCCTGCGCCCGGATGGCAATGCCTCGGGCGACCAGAAACGCGTCGTCACCCCGCGCCAGGCGCGCAACGATGGCGCCAGCCTGCTGGTGATCGGCCGCCCGATCGCCAAGGCGCAAGACCCCGTCGCCGCCGCCCGCGCGATCGAGGCGACGCTTTAG
- a CDS encoding phosphoribosylanthranilate isomerase, translated as MPTAQIKICGVSTSDALDAAIKSRADYVGLVFFAPSPRNVSVRDAAALAERSGEQIGRVGLFVDPGDALLADGVQAGRLDAIQLHGEETPARAAQVGARFGLPVWKALPVASASDVARAAEYAGAADMILFDAKTPKDADLPGGMGLKFDWSLLDARPKGIAWGLAGGLTPSNVSEAIRRTGAPLVDTSSGVETAPGAKDVDLIRAFCEAVRSA; from the coding sequence GTGCCTACCGCCCAGATCAAGATTTGCGGCGTATCCACTTCGGACGCGCTGGACGCGGCGATAAAGTCGCGTGCCGATTATGTCGGGCTGGTGTTCTTTGCGCCTTCGCCGCGCAATGTTTCGGTGCGCGACGCGGCGGCACTGGCAGAGCGAAGCGGTGAGCAAATCGGGCGCGTCGGCCTGTTCGTCGATCCCGGCGATGCGCTGCTGGCCGACGGGGTCCAGGCCGGGCGGCTCGATGCGATCCAGCTGCATGGCGAGGAAACGCCCGCTCGCGCCGCGCAGGTCGGGGCCCGGTTCGGCCTGCCAGTATGGAAGGCGCTTCCCGTAGCCTCGGCGAGCGACGTGGCGCGCGCGGCGGAGTATGCCGGGGCAGCGGACATGATCCTGTTCGATGCGAAGACGCCGAAGGATGCCGATTTGCCCGGCGGGATGGGGCTGAAATTCGACTGGTCGCTGCTGGATGCGCGGCCCAAGGGGATCGCCTGGGGGCTTGCCGGCGGGCTCACCCCCTCCAACGTAAGCGAGGCAATCCGCCGGACGGGCGCGCCGCTGGTCGATACCTCTTCCGGCGTGGAAACAGCGCCCGGCGCAAAGGATGTGGACTTGATCCGCGCCTTCTGCGAAGCGGTTCGCTCGGCATGA
- the trpB gene encoding tryptophan synthase subunit beta produces the protein MNAPDSFRKQPDANSFRQMPDERGHFGDYGGRYVAETLMPLVLDLEREYRAAQADPAFQAEFDDLLEHYVGRPSPLYHAERLTEAVGGAQIWFKRDELNHTGAHKINNCIGQILLAIRMGKTRIIAETGAGQHGVATATVCARFGLPCVIYMGAEDVRRQSPNVFRMKLLGAEVVPVTSGRGTLKDAMNEGLRDWVANVQDTFYIIGTAAGPHPYPELVRDFQSVIGKEARVQMLDRTGRLPDLLVACIGGGSNALGLFHPFLDDPDVAMLGVEAAGHGLDGDEHAASLLGGSPGVLHGNKTYLLQDEDGQITEGHSISAGLDYPGIGPEHAWLKDSGRVEYTAVTDKEALEGFQLLCRTEGIIPALEPSHAIAAVAERAKAMPDDAIVLMNLCGRGDKDIFTVAEALGVEI, from the coding sequence ATGAACGCCCCCGATTCCTTTCGTAAGCAACCCGATGCCAACAGTTTCCGGCAGATGCCGGACGAGCGCGGCCATTTCGGCGATTATGGCGGGCGCTACGTCGCCGAAACGCTGATGCCGCTGGTGCTCGATCTGGAGCGCGAATATCGCGCCGCGCAGGCCGATCCTGCATTTCAGGCCGAGTTCGACGATCTGCTCGAACATTATGTCGGCCGGCCCTCCCCCCTCTATCATGCCGAGCGTCTCACCGAAGCGGTCGGAGGCGCGCAGATCTGGTTCAAGCGCGACGAGTTGAACCACACCGGCGCGCACAAGATCAACAATTGCATCGGGCAGATCCTGCTCGCGATCCGCATGGGAAAAACGCGGATCATCGCGGAAACCGGCGCGGGGCAGCATGGCGTTGCGACGGCCACTGTCTGCGCGCGGTTCGGCTTGCCCTGCGTCATTTACATGGGCGCAGAGGACGTACGGCGGCAAAGCCCCAATGTCTTCCGCATGAAACTGCTCGGCGCGGAGGTTGTGCCGGTGACCAGCGGACGCGGCACGTTGAAGGATGCGATGAATGAAGGGCTGCGCGACTGGGTCGCGAATGTCCAAGACACCTTCTACATCATCGGTACCGCCGCCGGACCGCATCCCTATCCTGAGCTGGTGCGCGACTTCCAGAGCGTAATCGGCAAGGAAGCGCGCGTGCAGATGCTGGATCGCACGGGCCGCCTACCGGACCTGCTGGTTGCCTGCATCGGCGGCGGATCCAATGCGCTTGGCCTGTTCCACCCCTTCCTCGACGATCCCGATGTCGCCATGCTGGGCGTGGAGGCGGCAGGCCACGGCCTCGACGGCGACGAACACGCTGCCAGCCTGCTCGGCGGAAGCCCCGGCGTGCTGCACGGCAACAAGACCTACCTGCTACAGGACGAGGACGGCCAGATTACCGAAGGCCACTCGATCAGTGCCGGTCTCGACTACCCCGGCATCGGCCCCGAACACGCTTGGCTGAAGGATTCCGGCCGCGTGGAATACACCGCCGTGACGGATAAGGAGGCGCTGGAAGGCTTCCAGCTCCTCTGCCGCACCGAGGGCATCATCCCCGCGCTGGAGCCAAGCCATGCGATTGCTGCGGTGGCCGAACGCGCGAAGGCGATGCCGGACGATGCGATCGTGTTGATGAATCTGTGCGGGCGCGGGGACAAGGATATTTTCACTGTGGCTGAGGCGCTGGGGGTGGAGATATGA
- a CDS encoding endonuclease domain-containing protein, whose translation MRDPAALEHAKAMRQEMTEPEKRLWYQLRAKRFEGIKFRRHKVVGNYIPDFSSNDPKLIIEVDGDSHGLSEDYDARRTASLEKAGYRVVRFSNADVMGEMEGVLVLLTEILREMRALPPLPTLSPKGERALR comes from the coding sequence ATGCGTGACCCCGCTGCACTCGAACATGCCAAGGCAATGCGTCAGGAGATGACCGAGCCCGAGAAGCGCCTGTGGTATCAATTGCGCGCTAAACGGTTTGAAGGAATTAAATTTCGGCGACACAAGGTCGTCGGAAATTACATTCCCGATTTCTCCTCTAATGACCCGAAACTGATTATCGAGGTCGATGGAGATAGCCACGGATTATCCGAAGACTACGATGCACGGCGGACTGCCTCGCTTGAGAAGGCGGGCTATCGAGTGGTGCGGTTTTCAAATGCGGATGTGATGGGGGAAATGGAGGGGGTGTTGGTTCTGCTTACTGAAATCTTGCGCGAGATGCGCGCCTTGCCCCCTCTCCCAACCCTCTCCCCTAAAGGGGAGAGGGCTCTAAGATGA
- the trpA gene encoding tryptophan synthase subunit alpha → MTRLTNAFTKPALVTFLTAGDGDTAANLDALVAGGADVVELGMPFTDPMADGPAIQKANLRSLGAGTTTADVFAIARGFRERHPDVPLVLMGYANPMVRRGPEWFAQACRKAGVDGVICVDIPPEEDDALGPALRDAGIAPIRLATPTTDAARLPAVLDGSSGFVYYVSVAGITGLQQAATASIEEAVGRLKAATDLPIAVGFGVRTPEQAAQIAKVADGVVVGSALVELVEEHGENAPEHLRTLTASLAEAVHGAVRART, encoded by the coding sequence ATGACCCGCCTCACCAACGCCTTCACCAAACCCGCGCTCGTCACCTTCCTAACGGCAGGCGATGGCGACACTGCGGCCAATCTCGATGCGCTGGTTGCAGGCGGCGCGGATGTGGTGGAGTTGGGGATGCCCTTCACCGATCCGATGGCCGACGGGCCTGCGATCCAGAAGGCGAATTTGCGCTCGCTGGGGGCGGGCACGACCACGGCGGATGTGTTCGCCATCGCGCGCGGATTTCGCGAGCGGCACCCCGACGTGCCGCTGGTGCTGATGGGCTATGCCAATCCGATGGTACGGCGCGGGCCGGAATGGTTTGCGCAAGCGTGCCGCAAGGCGGGCGTAGATGGCGTAATCTGCGTCGATATTCCGCCGGAGGAGGATGATGCGCTCGGCCCCGCTTTGCGCGACGCAGGGATCGCGCCCATCCGCCTCGCCACCCCCACCACCGATGCTGCGCGTTTGCCGGCCGTTCTGGATGGCTCCAGCGGCTTCGTATATTACGTCTCCGTCGCGGGGATTACTGGTTTGCAACAGGCCGCCACCGCCTCGATCGAGGAAGCGGTCGGGCGGCTGAAAGCGGCAACCGACCTGCCCATCGCGGTGGGTTTCGGGGTCCGCACGCCCGAACAGGCGGCGCAGATTGCCAAGGTTGCCGATGGTGTGGTGGTTGGCTCTGCCTTGGTCGAGCTGGTCGAAGAGCATGGCGAAAACGCGCCCGAACATCTGCGCACTCTCACCGCTTCTCTTGCCGAAGCGGTGCATGGGGCAGTAAGGGCGCGGACATGA
- the accD gene encoding acetyl-CoA carboxylase, carboxyltransferase subunit beta — translation MSWLNRVRNSLPFIAKRETPDNLWVKCPGCQEMIFAKEYAENLHVCANCGHHGRIGADERLRQLLDEGYELLDQPEVKEDPLKFKDSKKYTERLKQARAKNPYRDAFTVGSGAINGRAAVVGVQDFGFMGGSMGMAVGTAFCAGAQRAINRNCGYIVVTAAGGARMQEGILSLMQMPKATVMTRRLKEAGLPYIVVLTDPTTGGVTASYAMLGDVQIAEPGALIGFAGQRVIQDTIREKLPEGFQRAEYLHQHGMVDRVVKRGDLRGELATLLDYMQPRAAA, via the coding sequence ATGAGTTGGCTCAACCGCGTCCGCAATTCGCTCCCCTTCATCGCCAAGCGGGAGACGCCCGACAATCTGTGGGTCAAATGCCCCGGTTGCCAGGAGATGATTTTCGCCAAGGAATATGCGGAAAACCTCCATGTCTGCGCGAATTGCGGCCATCACGGGCGCATCGGTGCCGATGAACGGCTGCGCCAGCTGCTCGATGAAGGTTACGAATTGCTCGACCAGCCCGAGGTCAAGGAAGACCCGCTGAAGTTCAAGGATTCCAAGAAATATACCGAGCGGCTGAAGCAGGCCCGCGCGAAAAATCCGTACCGCGATGCCTTTACCGTCGGCTCCGGCGCGATCAACGGCCGCGCAGCGGTGGTCGGCGTGCAGGATTTCGGCTTCATGGGCGGATCGATGGGCATGGCCGTGGGTACCGCGTTCTGCGCCGGGGCCCAGCGGGCGATCAACCGCAATTGCGGCTATATCGTCGTCACCGCAGCGGGCGGCGCGCGGATGCAGGAGGGGATTCTCAGCCTGATGCAGATGCCCAAGGCCACGGTGATGACGCGGCGGCTGAAGGAAGCCGGGTTGCCCTATATCGTGGTGCTGACCGACCCGACCACAGGCGGCGTGACCGCGAGCTATGCCATGCTGGGCGACGTGCAGATTGCCGAACCGGGCGCATTGATCGGCTTTGCCGGACAGCGCGTGATCCAGGACACGATTCGCGAGAAGCTGCCCGAGGGCTTCCAGCGCGCCGAATATCTTCACCAGCACGGCATGGTGGACCGGGTGGTAAAGCGCGGCGATTTGCGCGGTGAGCTGGCCACCCTGCTCGATTACATGCAGCCAAGGGCGGCGGCGTGA
- a CDS encoding bifunctional folylpolyglutamate synthase/dihydrofolate synthase, producing MMDFATHTNPAVQEQLDRLGQLSVPQGRLGLETIRALLERLGDPHLQLPPTFHVAGTNGKGSTCAFLTAMLEADGKRVHRTTSPHLVRYNERIYLAGEDIADAFLAELLAEVLDVGEDLAPSFFEVTIAAAFTAFARIPADACVVEVGLGGRFDATNILPHPAACGIAALGIDHERFLLAPDDSAPTDPMARIAFEKAGITKPGCSLVTLSYGETEALEIERAAMVAGAPLAMRGREWHCSTTATGLHYADRHGELALPLPALPGAHQAQNAALAIAMLRHQDFISVSRAAMAQGLRTAKWPGRLQRLAPGPLTGDRELWLDGGHNVSAGYALAEHFGERPLHLIVGMLANKDPEAITGKLPNIASLTVVPVPGHDCHTAPAFGPQAAAASDVSAALSALPDDGLPVLIAGSLYLAGEVLRLTELPQAPAATL from the coding sequence ATAATGGACTTCGCCACCCACACCAATCCCGCAGTCCAAGAGCAACTCGACCGCCTAGGCCAGCTGAGCGTTCCGCAGGGCAGGCTGGGCCTGGAAACAATCCGCGCACTGCTCGAACGCCTCGGCGACCCCCACCTCCAGCTGCCGCCGACTTTTCACGTGGCCGGGACCAATGGCAAAGGCTCGACCTGCGCCTTCCTCACCGCGATGCTGGAGGCCGATGGCAAGCGCGTCCATCGGACGACCAGCCCGCATCTGGTGCGCTATAATGAGCGCATCTACCTTGCCGGGGAGGACATTGCCGATGCCTTTCTGGCAGAGCTGCTGGCGGAAGTGCTCGATGTCGGCGAGGATCTGGCACCGAGTTTTTTCGAAGTAACCATCGCCGCCGCCTTCACTGCCTTCGCCCGCATTCCAGCCGATGCCTGCGTGGTCGAAGTGGGCCTTGGCGGAAGGTTCGATGCGACCAATATCCTGCCCCATCCCGCCGCTTGCGGGATCGCGGCGTTGGGGATCGATCACGAGCGTTTCCTGCTTGCGCCCGACGACAGCGCGCCCACCGATCCGATGGCGCGGATAGCGTTCGAAAAAGCAGGCATTACCAAACCGGGCTGCTCGCTGGTGACACTGTCCTATGGCGAGACTGAAGCGTTGGAGATCGAACGCGCGGCGATGGTCGCCGGGGCGCCTTTGGCGATGCGTGGGCGCGAATGGCACTGCAGCACCACCGCGACGGGGCTGCATTATGCGGACCGCCACGGCGAACTGGCGTTGCCCCTCCCCGCTCTGCCCGGCGCGCACCAGGCCCAGAATGCTGCGCTCGCCATCGCGATGTTACGGCACCAGGATTTCATCTCGGTTTCACGCGCCGCGATGGCGCAGGGGTTGCGCACAGCCAAATGGCCGGGCCGTTTGCAACGCCTCGCTCCGGGTCCGCTGACCGGGGACCGCGAGCTATGGCTCGATGGCGGTCACAACGTCTCTGCCGGCTATGCCCTTGCCGAACATTTCGGCGAACGGCCGCTGCACCTGATCGTGGGAATGCTTGCGAACAAGGACCCAGAGGCGATTACCGGCAAGCTGCCGAACATTGCCAGCCTGACGGTGGTGCCGGTGCCCGGACATGACTGCCATACGGCCCCGGCATTCGGCCCGCAGGCCGCGGCTGCCAGCGACGTATCTGCCGCGCTATCCGCCCTGCCCGATGACGGACTGCCGGTGCTGATCGCGGGTTCGCTCTATCTGGCGGGTGAGGTACTTCGCCTGACGGAGCTGCCTCAGGCGCCTGCTGCTACCTTGTGA